Within the Pelagovum pacificum genome, the region TCCTGCATGCCAACGCGGGCAGCTACATCGGCGGCGACCTGATCGAGATCACCGATCCGGCCGCGATCGACAGGATGCTCAATCTCAACGTCAACGCGGTGATGAAGAACGTCCACAACGTACTGCCCCACATGCTGGAGCGTGGCACGGGCGACATCGTCATCACTTCGTCCGTCGCCGGGCACTCCGCGATCCCGTGGGAGCCGGTCTATTCCGCGTCGAAATGGGCGATGAACGCGTTCGTGCAGACCATGCGGCGGCAGGTGAACCGCAAGGGCATCCGCGTCGGCTCGGTCTCGCCGGGGCCGGTGGTCTCGGCGCTGCTGGCCGACTGGCCGGAGGAGAACCTGCAGAAGGCGAAGGACAGCGGCTCCCTGATCGAACCGACCGAGGTCGCGGACGCGGTGCTGTTCATGCTGACGCGGCCCCGGAACGTCACCATCCGCGACGTCGTGGTCCTGCCGACGAACTTTGACATCTGAGTGATGGGGCGTGGGGGGGGTGCGCATCGAGCGCGCACCCTACCTGGGGCGTCCGATCATGCCGCGCGCGGGCCTCTCAGGTGCGCATCAAGCGCGCACCCTACCGTTCACGCAGTTCGTCCGGACCCGTAGGGTGCGCGCTCGATGCGCACCCCGCTCAACGGTCATTCCGAAGGCACCCCTCTACCCGCACTTCGAGTACCCGCAGTTCGCGCAGGTCATGCAACCTTCGACCATCCGGAGGTCGTAGCTGCCGCAGGACGAGCAGGATTTCTTCGGACGGCTGTCCATCTGCACCACTTGCGCCTGCGGGTCGGTCTTCAGGCCCGACCCCTCACCGTCTAGGAAGCCGATGGCGACGAGGTGGGTCTCGATCACGCCACCGATCGCGGCGAGCATCGAGGGGATGTACTTGCCCTTGATCCAGGCCCCGCCGCGCGGATCGAACACCGCCTTCAGCTCTTCGACGACGAAGGACACGTCACCGCCGCGGCGGAAGACGGCGGAGATCATCCGCGTCAGCGCCACCGTCCAGGCAAAATGCTCCATGTTCTTGGAGTTGATGAAAATCTCGAACGGGCGCCGCTGGCCGTTCATCAGCAGATCGTTGATCGTGATGTAGATCGCGTGCTCGCTGTCGGGCCACTTCAGCTTGTAGGTGTTCCCCTCGAGCGTCTGCGGCCGGTCGAGCGGTTCGGACATGTAGACGACCTCGGCGCCCTCGCCGGTCTC harbors:
- a CDS encoding SDR family oxidoreductase, translated to MANELSGKVAAVTGAASGIGLASVEMLLGAGAKVVMVDRDEAALDSLVERLGPMAVPLVIDLLRPDSCDTLLDGILEKTGQLDILHANAGSYIGGDLIEITDPAAIDRMLNLNVNAVMKNVHNVLPHMLERGTGDIVITSSVAGHSAIPWEPVYSASKWAMNAFVQTMRRQVNRKGIRVGSVSPGPVVSALLADWPEENLQKAKDSGSLIEPTEVADAVLFMLTRPRNVTIRDVVVLPTNFDI